Within Mycobacterium heckeshornense, the genomic segment GCATTTAGCGCTGGCCACCGGCGGCAAATGCTTTTACACCACGCCGCTGAAAGCCCTGAGCAACCAAAAGCACACCGATCTGACCGCACGCTACGGCCGAGATCGCATCGGGTTGCTGACCGGGGACCTGTCGGTCAACGCCAACGCGCCGGTGGTGGTGATGACTACCGAGGTGCTGCGCAACATGCTCTACGCGGACTCTCCTGTGCTGCAAGGGCTTTCGTATGTCGTGATGGACGAGGTGCATTTCCTCGCCGACCGGATGCGCGGCCCGGTGTGGGAAGAGGTGATCCTGAATCTGCCCGACGAGGTGCGGCTGGTGAGCCTGTCGGCGACGGTAAGCAACGCCGAGGAGTTCGGCGGCTGGATCCAAACCGTGCGCGGCGACACCACCGTGGTGGTCGACGAGCATCGGCCGGTGCCGCTGTGGCAGCACATGCTGGTCGGCAAGCGCCTGTTCGACCTGTTCGACTATGACGGCGACGCCGACCAGCTCCGAGTGTCGCCGAGTCTGGTGCGCCACATCGCCCATCGCCGTGAGGCAACCCGGCTCGCCGACTGGCGGCCCCGGCGGCAGGCAGGACGGGGAGGCATCGAACGAGCGGGTGGCCGACGAGGCTTCTACCGGCCGCCCAGTCGCCCGGAAGTCGTCGCGATTTTGGACCGGGAAGGGTTGTTGCCGGCGATCACATTCGTGTTCTCCCGAGCCGGGTGTGACGCCGCGGTCGCACAATGTCTGCGGTCTCCGCTGCGTCTTACCACCGAGAAGGACCGGGCCCGGATCGCCGAGGTCATCGATCACCGCTGCGGCGATCTGGCCGACGAAGACCTCGCCGTGCTCGGTTACTACGAGTGGCGGGAAGGGCTGATGCGCGGCCTGGCCGCCCACCACGCCGGGATGTTGCCGGCGTTCCGGCACACCGTCGAAGAACTGTTCACCGCCGGATTGGTCAAGGCGGTGTTCGCGACCGAGACCCTGGCCCTGGGGATCAATATGCCGGCCCGCACCGTGGTGCTGGAACGGCTGGTGAAGTTCAACGGCGAGCAGCACCTGCCGCTGACACCCGGAGAGTACACGCAGTTGACGGGCCGGGCGGGCCGGCGCGGCATCGACGTCGAGGGCCACGCGGTGGTGATCTGGCACCCGGATGTGGAGCCCGCCGAGGTCGCCGGGCTGGCCTCCACCCGCACGTTCCCGCTGCGCAGCTCGTTTGCACCGTCGTACAACATGACGATCAACCTGGTGAACCGGATGGGTCCCAAGCAGGCGCATCGGTTGCTGGAGCAGTCGTTCGCCCAGTACCAGGCCGACCGCTCGGTGGTTGGCCTCGTCCGCGGCATCGACCGGGGCCGCCGGCTGCTCGACGAGCTCGCGGCCGAACTGGGCGGCCACGATGCCCCGATCCTCGACTATGCCCGGCTGCGGGAACGGATCTCGCAGCGGGAGCGGGCGCAGGCGCGGGCGTCGCGCGCACAGCGCCGGCAGGCGGCCAACGAGGCGCTGGCCTCGCTGCGCCGCGGCGACATCATCACGATCACGCACGGCCGCCGCGGCGGTTTGGCCGTCGTCCTGGAATCCGACCGCGACAGCTCCGATCCGCGGCCGCTGGTGCTCACCGAACACCGCTGGGCGGGCCGTATTTCGTCGGCCAACTACCCGGGCGCATCCGCGCCCGTCGGGTCGATGACATTGCCCAAGCGGGTCGAACACCGTCAGCCCCGGGTGCGCCGCGATTTGGCGTCGGCGCTGCGCTCGGCCGCCGCGGGTCTGGCCGCTCAGCCCGCGCGCGGCAAGCGCAGCCCCCGCCGGGACAGCGACGACGGTGCGTCTGGCGACCCGGAGCTGATGTCCCTGCGCGAGCAGCTGCGCCGCCACCCTGCCCACCATGCGCCCGGCCGGGAAGCCCAGCTGCGGGTCGCCGAGCGCTACCTGCGCATCGAACGCGACAACGCCGCGCTGCAACAAAAAGTGGCCGCGGCCACCAACTCACTGGCCCGCACCTTCGACCGGATTGTCGGGCTGCTCACCGAGCGCGGCTTCATCCGCATGCTCAACGGCGATCCACAGGTCACCGACGACGGCCGGCTGCTGGCCCGAATCTACAGCGAGAGCGACCTTTTGGTCGCCGAATGTCTGCGCACCGGCGCGTGGACGGGTCTGCGGCCCGCGGAGTTAGCGGCGGTGCTGTCGGCGGTGCTCTACGAGTCACGAGGCAACGAGGGCGCCGGCCCGCCGCAGCACGCGGACGCGCCGACCGCGCCGTTGCGGCGCGCGCTGGCTCGCACCCGTCAGTTGTCGACAGACCTGCGCGCCGACGAGCAGCGGCATCGCATCAGCCTGAGCCGCGAACCTGACGAGGGCTTCGTCACCGCCATCTATCGCTGGGCCAGCACCGGCGACCTCACCGCTGCGCTGTTGGCGGCCGACGAGTCAGGTACGGGTGTGTCGGCGGGGGATTTCGTGCGCTGGTGCCGGCAGGTGCTGGACCTGTTAGAC encodes:
- a CDS encoding DEAD/DEAH box helicase; its protein translation is MNAPTQLDRFAAELPFALDDFQQRACTALEHGHGVLVCAPTGAGKTVVGEFAVHLALATGGKCFYTTPLKALSNQKHTDLTARYGRDRIGLLTGDLSVNANAPVVVMTTEVLRNMLYADSPVLQGLSYVVMDEVHFLADRMRGPVWEEVILNLPDEVRLVSLSATVSNAEEFGGWIQTVRGDTTVVVDEHRPVPLWQHMLVGKRLFDLFDYDGDADQLRVSPSLVRHIAHRREATRLADWRPRRQAGRGGIERAGGRRGFYRPPSRPEVVAILDREGLLPAITFVFSRAGCDAAVAQCLRSPLRLTTEKDRARIAEVIDHRCGDLADEDLAVLGYYEWREGLMRGLAAHHAGMLPAFRHTVEELFTAGLVKAVFATETLALGINMPARTVVLERLVKFNGEQHLPLTPGEYTQLTGRAGRRGIDVEGHAVVIWHPDVEPAEVAGLASTRTFPLRSSFAPSYNMTINLVNRMGPKQAHRLLEQSFAQYQADRSVVGLVRGIDRGRRLLDELAAELGGHDAPILDYARLRERISQRERAQARASRAQRRQAANEALASLRRGDIITITHGRRGGLAVVLESDRDSSDPRPLVLTEHRWAGRISSANYPGASAPVGSMTLPKRVEHRQPRVRRDLASALRSAAAGLAAQPARGKRSPRRDSDDGASGDPELMSLREQLRRHPAHHAPGREAQLRVAERYLRIERDNAALQQKVAAATNSLARTFDRIVGLLTERGFIRMLNGDPQVTDDGRLLARIYSESDLLVAECLRTGAWTGLRPAELAAVLSAVLYESRGNEGAGPPQHADAPTAPLRRALARTRQLSTDLRADEQRHRISLSREPDEGFVTAIYRWASTGDLTAALLAADESGTGVSAGDFVRWCRQVLDLLDQVRNAAREPELQATARRAIDDVRRGVVAVDAG